The Candidatus Manganitrophus noduliformans genome includes a window with the following:
- a CDS encoding CoA-binding protein, producing MEEEKKIAIVGASRHRAKFGNKAVRAFMEKGYHVFPVHPSEKEIEGRPVYRSVLEIPDQVALASFYIPSSIGLKVIEEVGQKEGMRIVYLNPGSESEELIRKGRALGLEIRDTCSIVAIGADPSRY from the coding sequence ATGGAAGAGGAAAAGAAAATTGCAATAGTAGGAGCCTCCCGCCACCGCGCAAAATTTGGGAATAAGGCGGTTCGGGCCTTTATGGAGAAGGGATATCACGTCTTCCCGGTCCATCCTTCTGAAAAAGAGATCGAAGGACGACCGGTCTATCGATCGGTTCTAGAGATTCCCGACCAGGTTGCGCTTGCCAGCTTTTATATTCCCTCATCGATCGGGCTGAAGGTCATCGAAGAGGTGGGGCAAAAAGAGGGAATGCGGATCGTTTATCTGAATCCCGGCTCTGAAAGCGAGGAATTGATTCGGAAAGGACGCGCTCTAGGACTTGAAATTCGGGACACCTGCAGCATCGTCGCGATTGGAGCCGATCCAAGCAGGTATTAG